In a single window of the Solea solea chromosome 14, fSolSol10.1, whole genome shotgun sequence genome:
- the LOC131473090 gene encoding protein Niban 2-like has translation MLKNVEHMEKISMLAFHPVKMHSCYEKVVNLSLEGLQQQFDVSSPSVFVQRAQIPMREVKPQLLTNQSNIGYWLTG, from the exons atgctcaaaaatgtagag cacatggagaagatctccatgctggctttccatccagttaagatgcacagctgctatgagaaggtggtgaacctgagccttgagggtctgcagcaacagtttgacgtgagcagcccgtcagtgtttgtccaaagggcccagatccccatgagagaggtgaaacctcaactactgactaaccagtctaatataggttattggttaactggttaa